In the genome of Fusarium fujikuroi IMI 58289 draft genome, chromosome FFUJ_chr02, one region contains:
- a CDS encoding related to transcription activator encodes MSGTGLESLGQSHQYPIQPLSQAVPLSNAHLERSGPQVKNRQHPYGIHPRNASTSGPIRRRISRACDQCNQLRTKCDGQHPCAHCIEFGLGCEYIRERKKRGKASRKELAQQAAAQAAAAANGQTLDESASENGQSGNKGLDSSNMVLEQQSNERHPSTSSKSSRDPGDDVMRHTQGLEGLDPLGNISEQPHMGRSSLDGEHIENNGGLDLNGFGSMAHGYETQGLEGPVLNGQSYAANGRGNMPGYAEFPYSMQAQSPPNFANNPTFRMGNSPLGYSMGKGTSPGWGISMASPPGQYQSQVPAPAFNNSKLRYPVLEPLVPYLNNLIPIPLACDLIDLYFASSSSAQMHPMSPYVLGFVFRKRYFLDQTRPRPCQPALLASMLWVAAQTSDAPFLASTPSARAKTCQKLLELTVYLLRPLIHTAPSDAPSPVADGVALGGLGVAMPGSISLDATSGESGPFGAAGSLDDVITYIHLAVVVSASEYKGASMRWWTAAWGLARELKLGRELPPGPSPATQENMDTDTADDGEGGISGNGYVGEEEREERRRIWWLLYIVDRHLALCYNRPLFLLDIECQGLLQPMDDARWQSGDFSGHSNSTTDPNLLGTSPEGYGADMTQAHGPQYECRGHSIFGYFLPLMTILGEIVDLHHAKNHPRFGTGFRQGHEWNAQTAEITRHLEIYEQSLQVFEHKNLPRPAEERVDAQNEGNERSGVPDANTPSVHSVHTNGSNRLTESNIQTRIVIAYGTHVMHVLHILLAGKWDPINLLDDEDLWISSQGFITSTSHAVAAAEAINQILEFDPGLEFMPFFFGIYLLQGSFLLLLIADKLQSEASPSVAKACETIVRAHEACVVTLSTEYQRKFSKVMRSALAQVRGRVPEDLGEQQQRRRELLAVYRWTKDGTGLAL; translated from the exons ATGTCAGGTACAGGACTGGAATCACTCGGGCAAAGCCATCAATATCCAATTCAACCACTCTCGCAAGCCGTCCCCCTCTCAAACGCTCATCTGGAGAGGTCGGGTCCCCAAGTAAAGAATCGACAGCATCCTTATGGAATTCATCCGCGTAACGCCAGCACTTCAGGACCCATCAGGAGAAGAATCAGCCGAGCTTGCGATCAGTGCAATCAGCTCCGCACGAAATGCGACGGCCAACACCCCTGTGCACACTGCATTG AATTCGGCCTGGGGTGTGAGTACATCCgcgaaaggaagaagagaggaaaggCCTCGCGAAAGGAACTGGCCCAGCAAGCTGCTGCTCAGGCGGCGGCGGCTGCCAACGGCCAGACTCTTGATGAATCTGCATCTGAGAATGGCCAATCCGGCAACAAGGGGCTCGACTCGTCGAATATGGTACTGGAGCAGCAATCTAATGAACGACACCCGAGCACAAGCAGCAAATCGAGCAGAGATCCCGGCGACGATGTGATGCGACATACTCAAGGTCTGGAAGGCCTCGACCCCCTTGGCAACATAAGCGAGCAACCACACATGGGGCGTTCCTCTCTGGATGGCGAACACATTGAAAATAACGGCGGTCTGGATCTCAATGGCTTCGGAAGTATGGCACACGGCTATGAGACGCAGGGTCTTGAAGGTCCTGTGCTCAACGGTCAGTCGTATGCGGCCAACGGACGAGGCAACATGCCTGGTTATGCAGAATTCCCATATTCGATGCAAGCCCAGAGTCCTCCCAACTTTGCCAATAACCCCACATTCAGGATGGGAAATAGCCCTCTTGGATACTCAATGGGGAAGGGAACTTCACCTGGATGGGGTAtctcaatggcttcaccGCCAGGTCAATACCAGTCCCAGGTCCCAGCTCCAGCCTTCAATAACTCCAAGTTACGGTATCCTGTTCTCGAGCCATTGGTGCCATATCTCAACAACCTTATCCCTATCCCGCTGGCTTGCGATTTAATCGACTTATACTTtgcgtcctcttcatcggccCAGATGCACCCGATGTCACCTTATGTCTTGGGGTTCGTATTCCGAAAACGATATTTCCTTGATCAGACGAGGCCGAGACCATGTCAACCAGCCCTCTTGGCAAGCATGCTTTGGGTTGCTGCACAGACTAGTGACGCTCCTTTCCTCGCCAGCACACCATCAGCTCGTGCCAAGACGTGTCAGAAGCTCTTAGAACTTACAGTGTATCTTCTTCGGCCACTCATTCATACAGCACCAAGCGATGCGCCTAGCCCCgttgctgatggtgttgctCTTGGTGGGTTGGGTGTGGCCATGCCCGGCTCAATTAGCCTTGATGCTACAAGTGGCGAATCAGGGCCATTTGGTGCCGCAGGTAGTCTTGACGACGTGATAACTTACATTCATTTGGCAGTCGTCGTCTCTGCTAGCGAATACAAAGGCGCAAGTATGAGATGGTGGACCGCTGCTTGGGGCCTTGCTCGTGAGCTGAAGCTGGGTCGCGAGCTTCCCCCTGGGCCTTCACCTGCGACTCAAGAGAACATGGACACTGACAccgcagatgatggagaaggcgGTATTAGTGGTAACGGATACGTAGGCGAGGAAGAACGTGAGGAGAGACGCAGAATATGGTGGCTCCTTTACATCGTCGACAGACATTTGGCATTGTGTTACAATCGCCCCCTATTTCTGCTTGATATAGAGTGCCAGGGTTTGTTGCAACCCATGGACGATGCCCGATGGCAGAGCGGCGATTTCAGCGGCCACTCGAATTCTACCACAGATCCCAATTTATTGGGAACGAGTCCAGAAGGATATGGCGCCGACATGACACAAGCTCATGGTCCCCAATACGAGTGCCGAGGCCACAGTATATTTGGATATTTCCTCCCACTCATGACAATCCTGGGTGAAATTGTCGACTTACACCACGCAAAGAATCACCCGCGTTTCGGAACCGGCTTTCGTCAAGGCCATGAGTGGAATGCGCAGACCGCAGAAATTACTCGACATCTGGAAATATATGAGCAGAGCTTGCAGGTTTTCGAACACAAGAACCTGCCCCGACCAGCGGAGGAAAGAGTCGATGCTCAGAACGAGGGCAACGAGCGCTCAGGGGTTCCTGATGCCAACACACCATCAGTCCACTCAGTACACACAAACGGGTCGAATCGCCTCACCGAGAGCAATATACAGACTCGAATCGTTATTGCATATGGAACTCATGTTATGCACGTCTTGCATATTCTATTGGCTGGGAAATGGGATCCCATCAACTTgctggatgatgaggacttgTGGATCTCATCGCAGGGATTCATCACATCGACGAGCcatgctgttgctgcggCTGAAGCGATCAACCAGATTCTTGAATTCGATCCCGGACTCGAGTTCATGCCGTTCTTCTTCGGTATATATCTTCTTCAAGGGtcgttcttgttgctgcttaTTGCGGATAAGCTGCAGTCGGAGGCATCGCCAAGTGTTGCAAAAGCATGCGAGACAATCGTGCGGGCTCACGAAGCATGTGTTGTCACTCTAAGCACAGAATATCAG CGAAAATTCAGCAAAGTTATGCGTAGCGCTCTTGCTCAGGTCCGAGGTCGTGTACCTGAAGATCTGggagagcagcaacaacggCGAAGGGAGCTTTTGGCGGTTTATCGATGGACAAAGGACGGAACAGGATTGGCATTGTGA
- a CDS encoding related to guanine deaminase: protein MAGLKKQVFVGTFISSKSPKELDYQHDTIVCVDGEGRIVKVDTEGGSTEQIGKRLRETLNWELSDVDVHIAKPGQFFFPGFVDSHVHASQYPNVGIFGKTTLLDWLEKYTFPLESSLKDLSKAKRVYGSCVRRTLSHGTTTAAYYATIDVAATNLLADLCLEIGQRALVGRVCMDNPDMCPSYYRDESVEEGLEKTRQTIRHVQKIDPEFKLVSPVLTPRFAPTCSSDSMKGLAKIQKELDLPVQTHVSENEGEVELVAKLFPESESYTQLYDDCGLLTTRTILAHAIHLTEAEAKLIAQRGSKISHCPCSNSSLTSGSARVRWLWDKGITVGLGTDMSGGYSPSILEAARQAALVSRHVAMGMDEEKERSKLTVEEVLYLATRGGAEVVGLADRIGGFEEGMEWDAQLIGLGSVDEDGLAEDDGNVNVFGWETWEEKIAKWLFNGDDRNVKRVWVRGRTVHVR from the exons ATGGCGGGATTAAAGAAGCAAGTCTTTGTGGGGACGTTCATATCCAGCAAAAGCCCCAAAGAGCTTGACTATCAGCATGATACGATTGTATGTGTTGATGGAGAGGGCAGAATTGTCAAGGTCGATACAGAGGGTGGCAGTACTGAGCAGATTGGAAAGAGACTACGTGAAACTCTGAACTGGGAGCTCAGCGATGTAGATGTTCATATTGCGAAGCCTGGGCAGTTCTTCTTCCCTGGCTTTGTTG ACTCACATGTGCATGCATCTCAATACCCGAATGTGGGAATATTTGGAAAGACTACTCTCCTAGACTGGTTGGAGAAATACACATTCCCTCTAGAGTCAAGTCTAAAGGACTTGAGCAAGGCAAAGCGAGTATATGGCTCATGTGTTCGACGGACATTATCCCATGGAACGACAACAGCGGCCTACTATGCTACCATTGACGTAGCAGCAACGAACCTTCTCGCTGATCTCTGCTTGGAGATAGGACAACGAGCTCTTGTTGGACGCGTGTGTATGGACAACCCTGACATGTGCCCAAGCTACTATCGCGATGAGAGTGTCGAAGAGGGCCTTGAGAAAACGAGACAGACGATTCGACATGTTCAAAAGATCGACCCAGAGTTTAAACTTGTATCACCGGTGCTGACACCACGATTTGCACCAACTTGCTCCAGCGATTCGATGAAGGGACTGGCCAAGATCCAAAAGGAACTGGATCTTCCTGTCCAGACACACGTTTCCGAGAACGAAGGAGAAGTCGAACTTGTCGCAAAGCTGTTTCCGGAGTCGGAGTCGTACACGCAATTGTACGATGATTGCGGTCTTCTTACCACTCGGACGATTCTTGCACACGCGATTCACTTGACCGAAGCGGAGGCAAAGCTGATTGCACAGCGGGGAAGCAAAATCTCACATTGCCCCTGCAGCAACAGTTCACTCACAAGCGGTTCTGCACGCGTTCGATGGCTCTGGGACAAGGGGATTACCGTTGGCCTCGGTACAGACATGAGCGGCGGCTACAGCCCTTCCATTCTCGAAGCAGCACGTCAAGCAGCCCTCGTGAGTCGACACGTGGCGATGGGAATGGACGAGGAAAAGGAACGGAGCAAGTTGACGGTCGAAGAGGTGCTGTATCTTGCAACTCGCGGCGGAGCAGAGGTTGTTGGACTGGCTGATAGAATCGGTGGGTTCGAGGAGGGAATGGAGTGGGATGCTCAGTTGATAGGTCTGGGAAgcgtcgatgaggatggtcTGGCGGAGGATGACGGGAATGTGAATGTTTTCGGGTGGGAAACTtgggaggagaagattgcAAAGTGGCTGTTTAACGGAGATGACAGGAATGTCAAGAGGGTCTGGGTCAGAGGGAGAACGGTCCATGTGAGATAG
- a CDS encoding probable fatty-acyl-CoA synthase, beta subunit yields the protein MYGAGQGPQTGISTPRSSASLRPLTLSHGSLETSFLIPTNLHFHASQLKDKFVATLPEATDELAQDDEPSSVPDLVARYLGLIAHEVDEGEDDEQGSYEEVLKLVLNEFERHFLRGNEAHAIAASLPGIESKKLDFIRSYYTARAVCNRPIKPHASALFRAAEDGDAEIYTIFGGQGNIEEYFEELREIFKTYSSFVGDLITRSAELLQTLSKNPKAEKMFPKGLDIMNWLHHQDSTPDVDYLISAPVSFPLIGLVQLAHYEVTCKVLGVHPGMLRERITGSTGHSQGIVMAAATAAADSWDSWRDITSSVLTMLFWIGTRSQQAFPITSMTPTMLRESQEHGEGAPTPMLSIRDLPQAEVQKHIDATNHYLPEDRHISISLINSPRNLVVTGPPTSLYGLNAQLRKVKAPVGLDQNRIPYTERKVRFANRFLPITAPFHSKYLAEATAMIDEDLKDISIDSSDLGIAVFDTNTGKDLREEVKGNIVPALVRLITRDPVNWEKATVFPDATHILDFGPGGVSGLGVLTSRNKEGTGVRVILAGTVDGGMNDLGYKAELFDRDEENAVKYAIDWVKEFGPKLVTNKSGRTYLDTKMSRLLGLPPIVVAGMTPATVPWDFVAATMNAGYHIELAGGGYFIGPMMTDAITKIEKAIPAGRGISVNLIYVNPRAMAWQIPLIGKLRSEGVPIEGLTIGAGVPSIEVAQEYIETLGLKHISFKPGSVDAIQAVINIAKANPHFPVMLQWTGGRGGGHHSFEDFHQPILQMYGRIRRQENIILVAGSGFGGADDTYPYITGDWAKKYGYPPMPFDGCLFGSRMMVAKEAHTSKAAKEAIVAAPGLEDSEWEQTYKGPAGGVLTVRSEMGEPIHKLATRGVRFWAEMDQKIFSLPKEKRVAELNKNKDYIIKKLNDDCQKVWFGRNKEGKACDLDDMTYADVLRRLVELLYVKHQSRWIDRSYTVLVGDYIHRLEERLTTTPGKASLLQSYSELNEPFEVIDRILAAYPDAETQIINAQDVQHFLIMCMRPTQKPVTFIPVFDDNFEFYFKKDSLWQSEDLDAVVGQDVGRTCILQGPAAAKFSTEIDQPIKSILDGIHESHVEYLTRDLYSNNKATIPYIEYFGGKLVDPEMPLDVEGLTVSYDTYKNTYRLSSSAAATLPELDSWLSLLAGPNRNWRHALLMADVVAQGQKFQTNPIRRIFAPSRGLFVEISYPNDPSKTTIVVREQPRHNQYIDVIEVKLVGENKIQVNMIKETTALGKPAALPLEFTYHPEAGYSPIREVMEGRNDRIKFYWKAWFGEEPLDLDADVTAKFDGGKTTITGEAINDFVHAVGNHGEAFVDRPGKTVYAPMDFAIVIGWKAITKPIFPRTIDGDLLKLVHLSNQFRMIPGAEPLKKGDEVSTTAQINAVINQEAGKMVEVCGTLVRDGKPVMEVTSQFLYRGTYTDYENTFQRKVETPIQLHLATTQDVAILRSKQWFSVDELPQNIDLLGQTLTFRLQSLVRYKNKAVFSSIETRGQVLLELPTKEIIQVGSVDYETGESHGNPVVDYLERNGQPIDQPINFENSIPLSGKSPLALRAPASNENYARVSGDYNPIHVSRVFSSYANLPGTITHGMYSSASVRSLIETWAAENNIGRVRSFHASLVGMVLPNDELEVKLQHTGMVSGRKIIKVEVRNKETEDKVLEGEAEVEQPVTAYVFTGQGSQEQGMGMELYASSPVAKEVWDRADKYLLDAYGFSITNIVKNNPKELTIHFGGPRGKAIRQNYIAMTFETVAADGSIKSEKIFKEIDETTTSYTYRSPTGLLSATQFTQPALTLMEKASFEDMKAKGLVPNNSTFAGHSLGEYSALAALAEVMPIESLVSVVFYRGLTMQVAVERDAAGRSNYSMCAVNPSRISKTFNEAALQFVVDNIAEETGWLLEIVNYNIANMQYVCAGDLRALDTLAGVTNFIKIQKIDIEEVKDNIEEVKGHLREIIRGCAEKTLAKPTPLELERGFATIPLRGIDVPFHSTFLRSGVKPFRSFLLKKINKTSIDPSKLVGKYIPNVTAKPFALTKEYFEDVYKLTNSPKIGAVLANWDKYNQDETATNGVEGSDSSSGEYEGSGRAA from the exons ATGTACGGCGCCGGTCAAGGCCCTCAAACGGGCATTTCCACCCCCAGATCTAGCGCTTCTCTTCGGCCATTGACTCTCTCCCACGGCTCTCTCGAGACCTCTTTTCTCATTCCCACCAACCTCCATTTCCACGCCTCTCAGTTGAAAGACAAGTTTGTCGCTACTCTTCCCGAAGCCACCGACGAGCTTGCCCAGGATGACGAGCCATCATCCGTTCCCGACCTGGTCGCCAGATACCTTGGCCTCATTGCTcacgaggttgatgagggtgaagatgatgagcaagGCTCCTACGAGGAGGTCCTGAAGCTCGTTCTCAACGAGTTCGAGCGCCATTTCCTCCGTGGCAATGAAGCTCACGCCATTGCTGCCAGTTTGCCTGGCATTGAGTCTAAGAAGCTCGACTTCATCCGCAGCTACTACACCGCTCGTGCTGTGTGCAACCGACCGATCAAGCCCCACGCTTCAGCCCTTTTCCGAGCAGCTGAGGATGGTGACGCCGAAATCTACACAATTTTCGGCGGTCAGGGTAACATTGAAGAGTATTTCGAGGAACTCCGAGAGATCTTCAAGACGTACTCAAGCTTTGTCGGTGATCTTATCACCCGCTCAGCTGAGCTGCTCCAGACTCTCTCCAAGAAccccaaggccgagaagatgTTCCCCAAGGGTCTTGATATCATGAACTGGCTTCATCACCAGGACTCTACTCCCGATGTCGATTATCTCATTTCGGCACCCGTCAGCTTCCCTCTTATTGGCCTTGTCCAGCTTGCCCATTATGAGGTGACATGTAAGGTTCTTGGTGTGCATCCTGGTATGCTGCGCGAGAGAATCACTGGTTCCACTGGCCACTCCCAAGGTATTGTCATGGCCGCTGCAACTGCTGCTGCCGACTCTTGGGACTCGTGGAGAGACATTACCAGCTCTGTTCTTACCATGCTTTTCTGGATCGGAACACGAAGCCAGCAGGCATTCCCCATCACCTCCATGACCCCTACCATGCTTCGCGAGTCACAAGAGCACGGCGAGGGTGCACCCACTCCTATGCTTAGCATTCGAGATCTTCCTCAGGCTGAGGTTCAGAAGCATATCGATGCTACTAACCACTACCTCCCCGAGGACCGTCACATCAGCATCTCTCTCATTAACAGCCCACGGAACCTGGTCGTGACAGGACCCCCAACCTCCCTCTACGGTCTTAACGCTCAGCTgcgcaaggtcaaggccccTGTTGGCCTGGATCAGAACCGCATTCCCTACACAGAGCGAAAGGTTCGCTTCGCCAACCGATTCCTGCCCATCACCGCACCTTTTCACAGCAAGTACCTCGCCGAGGCTACCGCCATGATTGATGAGGATCTCAAGGATATCTCAATTGACTCCAGTGATCTCGGAATTGCCGTGTTTGATACCAACACTGGCAAAGATCTCCGAGAAGAGGTCAAGGGCAACATTGTTCCCGCTCTTGTCCGTTTGATCACTCGTGATCCTGTGAACTGGGAGAAGGCTACTGTTTTCCCTGATGCCACCCACATTCTTGATTTTGGCCCTGGTGGTGTTTCTGGCCTCGGTGTTCTGACAAGCCGAAACAAGGAGGGAACTGGCGTTCGTGTCATCTTGGCTGGTACTGTCGATGGTGGCATGAACGACCTCGGCTACAAGGCTGAGCTCTTCGATAGAGATGAGGAGAACGCCGTCAAATATGCCATTGACTGGGTTAAGGAGTTCGGCCCCAAGCTTGTCACCAATAAGAGTGGCCGAACTTACCTTGATACCAAGATGAGTCGTCTCCTTGGTCTCCCTCCCATCGTTGTTGCCGGCATGACTCCCGCTACCGTCCCCTGGGATTTCGTTGCCGCTACCATGAATGCTGGATACCACATCGAACTTGCTGGCGGTGGTTACTTCATTGGCCCCATGATGACCGATGCtatcaccaagatcgagaaggccATCCCCGCTGGTCGTGGTATTTCCGTCAACCTGATCTATGTCAATCCCCGTGCTATGGCCTGGCAGATTCCCTTGATCGGCAAGCTTCGATCTGAGGGTGTCCCTATTGAGGGCCTTACtattggtgctggtgttccCTCTATCGAGGTCGCCCAGGAGTACATCGAGACCCTAGGCCTTAAGcacatcagcttcaagcccGGTTCCGTCGATGCCATCCAGGCTGTTATCAATATCGCCAAGGCCAACCCCCATTTCCCTGTCATGCTTCAGTGGACTGgtggccgtggtggtggTCATCACTCTTTCGAGGATTTCCACCAGCCTATCCTCCAGATGTACGGCCGTATCCGACGACAGGAGAACATTATCCTTGTTGCTGGTAGTGGTTTCGGTGGTGCGGATGACACCTACCCCTACATTACTGGTGACTGGGCCAAGAAATACGGTTATCCTCCCATGCCCTTCGATGGTTGCTTGTTCGGTAGCCGCATGATGGTTGCCAAGGAGGCTCACACCAGCAAGGCGGCCAAGGAGGCTATTGTCGCCGCACCTGGTCTTGAGGACAGCGAGTGGGAGCAGACCTACAAGGGACCAGCTGGTGGTGTTCTCACCGTTCGATCTGAGATGGGTGAGCCTATCCACAAGCTTGCCACTCGTGGAGTTCGCTTCTGGGCCGAGATGGACCAGAAGATCTTCAGTCTccccaaggagaagcgagttgctgagctcaacaagaacaaggactacatcatcaagaagctgaacGACGACTGCCAGAAGGTTTGGTTTGGCCGCAacaaggagggcaaggccTGTGACCTTGACGACATGACCTATGCTGATGTCCTCCGTCGTCTTGTCGAGCTCCTCTACGTCAAGCACCAGTCTCGCTGGATTGACCGCTCCTACACTGTTCTCGTCGGTGACTATATTCACCGTCTTGAGGAGCGTTTGACCACCACCCCTGGCAaagcctctcttctccagagCTACTCGGAGCTCAACGAGCCTTTCGAGGTGATTGACCGTATCCTCGCTGCCTACCCTGATGCCGAGACCCAGATCATCAACGCCCAGGATGTTCAGCACTTCCTTATCATGTGCATGCGCCCCACTCAGAAGCCTGTCACTTTCATCCCTGTCTTTGACGACAACTTCGAGTTCTACTTCAAGAAGGACTCCCTGTGGCAATCTGAGGATCTCGATGCCGTCGTTGGCCAAGATGTTGGCCGAACTTGCATCCTTCAGGGACCTGCCGCTGCCAAGTTCTCCACTGAGATTGATCAACCCATCAAGTCTATCCTCGATGGCATCCACGAGTCTCATGTTGAGTACCTTACCCGGGATCTttacagcaacaacaaggcTACCATCCCTTACATCGAGTACTTTGGTGGTAAGCTCGTTGACCCCGAGATGCCTCTTGATGTCGAGGGCTTGACTGTCAGCTACGATACCTACAAGAACACCTATCGCTTGTCATCGTCTGCCGCTGCCACCCTCCCTGAGCTCGACTCATGGCTATCTTTGCTTGCTGGACCCAACCGCAACTGGCGCCATGCTCTGCTCATGGCCGATGTTGTTGCTCAAGGCCAGAAGTTCCAGACCAACCCTATCCGACGCATCTTTGCTCCTTCTCGTGGTCTGTTTGTTGAGATCTCTTATCCCAATGATCCTTCCAAGACTACCATTGTTGTTCGTGAGCAGCCCCGTCACAACCAGTACATCGATGTCATCGAGGTTAAGCTCGTCGGTGAGAACAAGATCCAGGTCAACATGATCAAGGAGACCACTGCTCTCGGTAAGCCCGCTGCTCTGCCTCTGGAGTTCACCTACCACCCCGAGGCTGGATACTCTCCTATCCGTGAGGTCATGGAGGGCCGCAACGACCGCATCAAG TTTTACTGGAAGGCGTGGTTCGGAGAGGAGCCTCTCGACCTCGACGCTGATGTTACTGCTAAGTTCGATGGCGGTAAGACTACCATCACTGGCGAGGCTATCAACGATTTCGTGCACGCTGTTGGCAACCACGGAGAGGCTTTTGTTGACCGACCTGGTAAGACTGTCTATGCTCCCATGGACTTTGCCATTGTTATCGGCTGGAAGGCCATTACCAAGCCTATCTTCCCTCGCACCATTGATGGTGACCTCCTGAAGCTTGTCCATCTCTCCAACCAGTTCCGCATGATTCCCGGCGCCGAGCCTCTCAAGAAGGGAGATGAGGTCTCCACCACTGCCCAGATCAACGCTGTCATCAACCAGGAGGCTGGCAAGATGGTTGAGGTCTGTGGCACTCTCGTCCGTGATGGAAAGCCTGTCATGGAGGTCACCTCCCAGTTCTTGTACCGTGGTACTTACACCGACTACGAGAACACCTTCCAACGAAAGGTTGAGACTCCTATTCAGCTTCACCTGGCCACTACCCAGGATGTTGCTATCCTTCGATCCAAGCAGTGGTTCTCCGTCGACGAGCTTCCTCAGAACATCGACTTGCTTGGCCAGACCCTGACTTTCCGTCTCCAAAGCTTGGTTCGctacaagaacaaggctgtCTTCAGCAGCATCGAGACCCGCGGCCAGGTTCTGCTTGAGCTCCCCACCAAGGAGATCATCCAGGTTGGCAGCGTCGACTATGAGACAGGGGAGTCTCATGGTAACCCCGTTGTTGATTACCTCGAGCGCAACGGCCAGCCTATCGACCAGCCCATCAACTTCGAGAACTCCATCCCTCTCAGCGGCAAGTCTCCTCTCGCCCTCCGAGCCCCTGCTTCCAACGAGAATTACGCTCGTGTGTCCGGTGACTACAACCCCATTCACGTTTCTCGTGTCTTCTCCAGCTATGCCAACCTCCCTGGCACCATCACCCATGGCATGTACTCTAGTGCATCCGTGCGAAGCTTGATCGAGACCTGGGCCGCCGAGAACAACATTGGCCGTGTCCGAAGCTTCCACGCCTCGCTTGTTGGCATGGTTCTGCCCAAcgacgagcttgaggttAAGCTTCAACACACTGGCATGGTCTCTGGTcgcaagatcatcaaggttgAGGTCCGCAACAAGGAGACCGAGGACAAGGTTCTCGAGGGTGAGGCCGAGGTTGAACAGCCTGTGACTGCCTATGTCTTCACTGGACAGGGTTCTCAGGAACAGGGTATGGGTATGGAGTTGTACGCTAGCAGTCCCGTTGCCAAGGAGGTCTGGGATCGCGCCGACAAGTACCTCCTCGACGCCTATG GTTTCTCTATCACCAACATTGTCAAGAACAACCCTAAGGAGCTCACCATTCACTTCGGTGGTCCCCGGGGTAAGGCTATCCGCCAGAACTACATTGCGATGACATTCGAGACCGTGGCTGCGGACGGTAGCATCAAGTCCGAGAAGATTTTcaaggagattgatgagacTACTACCTCATACACCTACCGCTCCCCTACTGGTCTTCTCTCGGCCACCCAGTTCACTCAGCCTGCCCTTACCTTGATGGAGAAGGCCAGCTTTGAGGACATGAAGGCCAAGGGACTTGTGCCCAACAACAGCACCTTCGCTGGTCACTCTCTCGGTGAATACTCAGCCCTTGCTGCCCTTGCCGAGGTCATGCCAATTGAGAGTTTGGTGTCCGTTGTGTTCTACCGTGGTCTCACCATGCAGGTTGCCGTCGAGCGTGATGCTGCTGGCCGATCTAACTACTCCATGTGCGCTGTTAACCCCAGCCGCATCAGCAAGACCTTCAACGAAGCCGCCCTCCAGTTCGTCGTTGACAACATTGCTGAGGAGACTGGCTGGCTCCTTGAAATTGTCAACTACAACATTGCCAATATGCAGTATGTTTGCGCTGGTGATCTCCGTGCGCTCGACACTCTTGCTGGTGTGACCAACTTTatcaagatccagaagatTGATATTGAAGAGGTCAAGGACAACATCGAGGAGGTCAAGGGACACCTCCGCGAGATCATCCGCGGCTGTGCCGAGAAGACTCTTGCCAAGCCCACACCTCTTGAGCTGGAGCGTGGCTTCGCTACCATTCCTCTACGTGGTATTGATGTGCCCTTCCACTCGACCTTCCTTCGATCTGGTGTCAAGCCTTTCCGATCTTTCttgctcaagaagatcaacaagacaTCCATCGACCCCTCCAAGTTGGTTGGAAAGTATATTCCCAACGTGACGGCCAAGCCGTTCGCGCTGACCAAGGAGTACTTCGAGGATGTGTACAAGCTGACCAACTCGCCCAAGATTGGTGCAGTGTTGGCCAACTGGGACAAGTATAACCAGGATGAGACCGCTACCAACGGTGTTGAGGGTAGCGACAGCTCCAGTGGCGAGTATGAAGGCTCTGGCCGTGCTGCTTGA